One Pseudomonas tolaasii NCPPB 2192 genomic window carries:
- a CDS encoding iron chelate uptake ABC transporter family permease subunit, whose translation MTRPRLRLFLLLALLTLATFVSLSAGTVWLKPATVLERLLAHDALDFEVWNHRLPRSLIAILAGAAFGLAGAIVQGVIRNPLASPEILGVTQGAGLALTVAIIGWPHLPITWLPLVACLGGAGGALLLALYNTGVSFSGVRFALSGVAIAVTLSSVTEFLILSHPLDINTALLALTGSLWSRNWHHVALVLPFLLLIPLGLCLAKPLNLIALGDEAAHSLGTALNRTRWLAMACAVLLTSLGVGVIGPIGFIGLVAPHMARRLVGGHHPFLLPAAMLIGALLLVLADTFGRTLIAPSEIPAGVLTAVIGAPYFLWLLARFKG comes from the coding sequence ATGACTCGGCCACGCTTGCGCCTCTTTCTGCTGCTGGCCTTGTTGACGCTGGCGACGTTCGTCAGCCTCAGCGCGGGCACTGTGTGGCTCAAACCTGCCACTGTGCTGGAACGCCTGTTGGCCCACGACGCCCTCGACTTTGAGGTGTGGAACCACCGGCTGCCGCGCAGCCTGATCGCGATCCTTGCAGGGGCAGCGTTCGGCCTGGCCGGCGCGATTGTGCAGGGCGTGATCCGCAACCCGCTGGCCTCACCGGAAATCCTCGGCGTGACCCAGGGCGCAGGTCTCGCGCTGACCGTGGCGATCATCGGTTGGCCGCACCTGCCCATCACCTGGCTGCCGCTGGTGGCCTGCCTGGGCGGTGCCGGCGGGGCCTTGCTGCTGGCGCTGTACAACACCGGCGTGAGTTTTTCCGGGGTGCGTTTTGCGCTGTCCGGGGTCGCCATTGCGGTGACCTTGTCCAGCGTCACCGAATTTCTGATCCTGTCCCACCCGCTGGACATCAACACCGCATTGCTCGCGCTCACCGGCAGTTTGTGGAGCCGTAATTGGCACCATGTGGCGCTGGTGTTGCCGTTTCTGCTGCTGATTCCGCTTGGCCTGTGCCTGGCCAAGCCGCTGAACCTGATCGCCCTCGGCGACGAAGCGGCCCACAGCCTGGGCACGGCGCTGAACCGCACGCGTTGGCTGGCTATGGCCTGTGCGGTGTTGCTCACCAGCCTGGGCGTGGGCGTGATCGGGCCGATCGGTTTTATCGGCCTGGTGGCGCCCCATATGGCGCGTCGACTGGTGGGCGGGCATCACCCATTCCTGCTGCCCGCGGCGATGCTGATCGGCGCCTTGTTGTTGGTGCTGGCCGACACCTTCGGGCGCACGCTGATCGCGCCCAGCGAAATCCCGGCGGGCGTTCTGACGGCGGTGATCGGTGCACCGTATTTTCTTTGGTTGCTGGCACGGTTCAAAGGCTGA
- the fecE gene encoding Fe(3+) dicitrate ABC transporter ATP-binding protein FecE has protein sequence MSILQAHQLDIGYGATRIVQGLSFTPPAGKVTALIGPNGCGKSTLLKAFARILVPTRGQLTLDGQAYTDLSARQMAQQIAFLPQVLPVPEGVSVRQLVAYGRSPHTSLWGRLSGSDRRQVTQAMQRLELDSLADRALADLSGGQRQRAWLAMVLAQNAPVVLLDEPTTYLDISHQVELLDLMGELAVEGKTVITVLHDINQACRYADHLAVMHGGKLVADGAPSSVISAELMRQVFEVQVQIINEPVSGTPMCLVEKSTRTHA, from the coding sequence ATGAGCATTCTCCAGGCACATCAACTCGATATCGGCTACGGCGCCACACGCATCGTGCAAGGCCTGTCGTTTACGCCGCCGGCGGGCAAGGTCACCGCATTGATCGGCCCGAACGGCTGCGGCAAGTCCACCTTGCTCAAGGCCTTCGCGCGCATTCTCGTGCCGACTCGGGGCCAGCTCACGCTGGATGGCCAGGCCTATACAGACTTGTCCGCGCGCCAGATGGCGCAGCAGATCGCCTTTTTGCCCCAGGTATTGCCGGTGCCGGAAGGCGTCAGTGTGCGCCAGTTGGTGGCTTATGGCCGCAGCCCACACACGTCGTTGTGGGGGCGTTTGAGCGGTAGCGACAGGCGCCAAGTGACCCAGGCGATGCAGCGCCTGGAGCTGGACAGCCTGGCCGACCGCGCCCTGGCAGACTTGTCCGGCGGCCAGCGCCAACGCGCCTGGCTGGCCATGGTGCTGGCGCAGAATGCGCCGGTGGTGCTGCTGGATGAGCCGACGACCTACCTCGACATCAGCCATCAGGTCGAACTGCTCGACCTGATGGGCGAGTTGGCGGTCGAAGGCAAAACCGTAATCACCGTGCTTCACGACATTAACCAGGCCTGTCGCTACGCCGACCACCTGGCGGTCATGCATGGCGGCAAGCTGGTGGCTGACGGGGCGCCTTCATCTGTCATCAGTGCCGAATTGATGCGCCAGGTATTCGAGGTGCAGGTGCAGATCATCAATGAGCCGGTTTCCGGCACGCCGATGTGCCTCGTCGAGAAAAGCACCCGCACTCACGCCTGA
- the gspE gene encoding type II secretion system ATPase GspE, whose translation MSSALIDTCHLQIPHTDQVCAWLMHHAGLKPVDLERARRLSTQAGDLLGLLTRLGLVSETELARAWADLLSAPLLLAEAAPSLLDPLPALTERFMRHYQVVPIGWSQEGLHVLAANPAQLYPFQALAYACGVRVWLAIGPRTEVDTLIERYYGQGRTAMGTLIENLDEQGGTLEDIEHLKDLASEAPVIRLVNLILQRAVEQRASDIHIEPFENQLKVRYRIDGVLHDAEAPPASSSAAVISRVKIMARLDIAERRLPQDGRIMLRIQGKELDLRVSSVPTSFGESVVMRLLDRQTVRFEFQSLGFDGERLNAFLDLLERPHGILLVTGPTGSGKTTTLYTALSRLNTAERKIITVEDPVEYQLEGINQIQVKPAIGLDFAGALRSIVRQDPDVIMIGEIRDLETCRIAIQSSLTGHLVLSTLHTNSAAASITRLLDMGVESYLIASTVSGILAQRLVRRLDPATRVAFEAPAELIAEHGLDRLTAQRPILLYQGAYHGRSALTELLVMNDELRDLLMRHADAATLEHAARRAGLRTLYEEGLRQALAGITSLEEVLRVTRGEGT comes from the coding sequence ATGTCGTCAGCCCTTATCGATACCTGCCATCTGCAGATACCGCACACTGATCAAGTGTGCGCGTGGCTGATGCACCACGCGGGGCTGAAACCTGTAGATCTGGAGCGTGCTCGACGTTTGTCCACACAGGCCGGTGATCTGCTTGGGTTGCTCACGCGCCTGGGGCTGGTTTCTGAAACCGAACTGGCGCGCGCCTGGGCGGATTTGCTCAGCGCCCCCTTGTTGCTGGCCGAGGCTGCGCCATCCTTGCTTGACCCTTTGCCCGCCCTGACCGAGCGCTTCATGCGCCACTACCAGGTTGTGCCCATCGGTTGGTCTCAAGAAGGGTTGCATGTGCTGGCGGCCAACCCCGCGCAGTTGTACCCGTTCCAGGCATTGGCCTACGCATGCGGGGTGCGGGTGTGGTTGGCCATCGGCCCGCGCACTGAGGTGGATACCCTGATCGAGCGCTATTACGGTCAGGGCCGCACCGCCATGGGTACGCTGATTGAAAACCTCGATGAGCAGGGCGGCACGCTCGAAGATATCGAGCACCTCAAGGACCTGGCGTCCGAAGCGCCGGTGATCCGCCTGGTCAACCTGATTCTGCAGCGCGCCGTCGAGCAGCGCGCGTCGGATATCCACATCGAGCCCTTCGAAAACCAGCTCAAGGTGCGCTACCGCATTGACGGCGTGCTGCACGACGCCGAAGCGCCGCCGGCCAGTTCGTCGGCGGCGGTGATTTCGCGGGTGAAAATCATGGCGCGGCTGGACATTGCCGAGCGCCGGCTGCCGCAGGACGGGCGCATCATGCTGCGTATTCAGGGCAAGGAGCTGGACTTGCGCGTGTCCAGTGTGCCCACCAGTTTTGGTGAGTCGGTGGTGATGCGCCTGCTGGACCGGCAAACCGTCAGGTTCGAATTCCAAAGCCTGGGCTTTGATGGTGAACGGCTCAACGCCTTCCTCGATCTGCTTGAGCGGCCCCACGGCATTTTGCTGGTCACCGGCCCTACCGGTTCCGGCAAAACCACCACGCTCTATACCGCGCTGTCGCGGCTCAATACCGCCGAGCGTAAGATCATCACCGTGGAAGACCCGGTGGAATACCAGCTCGAAGGCATCAATCAGATTCAGGTCAAGCCCGCCATCGGCCTGGACTTTGCCGGCGCGCTGCGTTCCATCGTGCGTCAGGACCCGGACGTGATCATGATCGGCGAGATCCGTGACCTGGAAACCTGCCGCATCGCCATCCAGTCTTCCCTCACCGGGCACCTTGTGCTCTCGACCCTGCACACCAACAGCGCCGCCGCGAGCATCACGCGCCTGCTGGACATGGGCGTGGAGAGCTACCTGATTGCCTCCACCGTCAGCGGCATTCTCGCGCAGCGACTGGTGCGCCGCCTGGACCCGGCCACACGCGTGGCATTTGAAGCGCCGGCGGAACTGATCGCCGAGCATGGGCTGGATCGCCTGACCGCGCAGCGCCCGATTCTGCTCTATCAGGGCGCCTATCACGGCCGCAGCGCGCTCACCGAACTGCTGGTGATGAACGACGAGTTGCGCGACTTGTTGATGCGCCACGCGGACGCCGCCACGCTTGAGCACGCCGCGCGCCGCGCCGGTTTGCGCACCCTGTACGAAGAGGGGTTGCGTCAGGCGCTGGCGGGCATCACCTCATTGGAAGAAGTGTTGCGCGTGACCCGCGGGGAGGGCACGTGA
- the gspF gene encoding type II secretion system inner membrane protein GspF yields the protein MSLFTFRALDGQGTAHHGTLEAVDQAAAVAMLHQRGLLLLQIDAAGSPFLPRTRGQLKGAALVGFTQQLATLLGAGQPLERSLGLLLRQPGPPSVRALIERVRDHVKAGKPLSAALTQEGETFSPLYLSMVRAGEAGGALESALRQLGDYLERSQLLRGEVVNALIYPAFLVVGVLGSLALLLAYVVPQFVPIFQDLGVPIPLITEVILASGQFLGRYGLMVLAALIAITGFAVARLRDPRRREQYDRRLLGIRVVGPLLQRVEAARLTRTLGTLLNNGVALLAALVIARQVCSNRALQAQVERAAETVKGGGTLAGAFGVQPLLPELALQMIEVGEQAGALDSLLLKVADVLDVEAKRGIDRLLAALVPTLTVIMAVLVAVIMLAIMLPLMSLTSTI from the coding sequence GTGAGCCTGTTCACGTTCCGCGCACTGGATGGCCAGGGCACCGCCCACCACGGCACGCTGGAGGCGGTCGATCAAGCTGCCGCCGTGGCCATGCTGCACCAGCGCGGCTTGCTGCTGTTGCAGATCGACGCGGCAGGCAGCCCCTTTTTGCCGCGCACGCGCGGGCAGTTGAAGGGGGCGGCATTGGTAGGGTTCACCCAACAACTGGCGACATTGCTGGGGGCCGGTCAGCCACTCGAGCGCTCGCTTGGATTGCTGCTCAGGCAACCCGGCCCGCCTTCGGTGCGCGCGCTGATCGAGCGCGTGCGCGACCACGTCAAGGCCGGCAAGCCATTGTCCGCCGCGCTGACCCAAGAGGGCGAGACCTTCTCCCCGTTGTACCTGAGCATGGTGCGCGCCGGGGAAGCGGGCGGCGCGCTGGAAAGCGCCTTGCGCCAGCTCGGCGACTACCTGGAACGCAGCCAGTTATTGCGCGGCGAGGTGGTCAATGCGCTGATCTACCCGGCATTTCTGGTGGTGGGCGTGCTCGGCTCCCTGGCGTTGTTGCTGGCGTATGTGGTGCCGCAATTCGTGCCGATTTTCCAGGACCTGGGCGTGCCGATTCCGCTGATCACCGAGGTGATTCTTGCGTCGGGCCAGTTCCTCGGCCGTTACGGGTTGATGGTGCTGGCGGCTCTGATTGCGATCACAGGGTTTGCTGTTGCCCGTCTGCGCGATCCACGACGGCGCGAGCAATACGACCGTCGCCTGCTCGGCATCCGCGTCGTCGGTCCGTTGTTGCAACGCGTCGAAGCGGCGCGGCTCACGCGCACCCTCGGCACCCTGCTCAACAACGGCGTGGCCTTGCTGGCGGCACTTGTGATCGCGCGGCAGGTTTGCAGCAACCGTGCGTTGCAGGCGCAGGTGGAAAGGGCGGCGGAGACGGTGAAAGGCGGCGGCACCCTGGCCGGCGCATTCGGCGTGCAGCCGTTGTTGCCCGAACTGGCCCTGCAAATGATTGAAGTCGGCGAACAGGCCGGTGCACTGGACAGCCTGTTGCTCAAGGTCGCCGACGTGCTCGACGTCGAAGCCAAACGCGGCATCGACCGGCTGCTCGCTGCGCTGGTGCCCACCCTCACCGTGATCATGGCCGTGCTGGTGGCGGTGATCATGCTCGCGATCATGCTGCCGCTGATGAGCCTGACCAGCACTATTTGA
- the gspG gene encoding type II secretion system major pseudopilin GspG, translating to MKSSRRQGGFTLLEMLAVIVLLGIVATIVVRQVGGNVDKGKYGAGKAQLAGLSMKIDSYALDVGSPPNNLQQLLDKPGNASGWSGPYAKPSDLKDPFGHAFGYRFPGQHGAFDLIFYGQDGQPGGEGYSADLGNWE from the coding sequence ATGAAAAGTTCGCGCCGCCAAGGCGGTTTCACCCTACTGGAAATGCTTGCGGTGATCGTGCTGTTAGGCATTGTCGCAACGATTGTGGTGCGCCAGGTCGGCGGCAATGTGGACAAGGGCAAATACGGCGCCGGCAAGGCTCAACTCGCCGGGCTGAGCATGAAGATCGACAGCTACGCACTTGATGTCGGCTCACCGCCCAATAACTTGCAACAACTGCTCGACAAGCCTGGCAACGCGTCCGGCTGGTCCGGGCCCTATGCCAAACCCTCCGACCTCAAGGATCCGTTCGGCCATGCCTTCGGTTACCGGTTCCCGGGCCAGCACGGTGCCTTCGACCTGATTTTTTATGGCCAGGACGGCCAGCCAGGTGGCGAAGGCTACAGCGCCGATCTGGGCAATTGGGAGTAG
- a CDS encoding prepilin-type N-terminal cleavage/methylation domain-containing protein — protein MNQRGFTLMEMLVVILLISLAAGLLGLGVRQGLQAAKERRVVGEMVDALRATRAGAVIGGKAARTEFDLQRRTFQAPGRALKRWPPELQVTVESAGVLGAAVEFYPDGSSTGGNLLVANGSRRWRIDIGWLTGSVQSRALP, from the coding sequence ATGAACCAGCGTGGCTTTACTCTGATGGAAATGCTCGTGGTCATCCTGCTGATCAGCCTCGCTGCGGGCTTGCTGGGGCTGGGGGTGCGCCAGGGGTTGCAGGCGGCGAAAGAGCGCCGGGTGGTCGGCGAAATGGTCGACGCACTGCGTGCCACGCGCGCTGGCGCCGTCATCGGCGGCAAGGCGGCGCGCACCGAGTTTGATCTGCAAAGGCGAACCTTTCAGGCGCCGGGGCGTGCGCTCAAACGATGGCCGCCAGAGCTTCAGGTCACCGTCGAGAGTGCCGGGGTTCTGGGGGCGGCCGTAGAGTTTTACCCGGACGGCAGCTCCACCGGTGGCAACCTGCTGGTGGCCAACGGCAGTCGACGTTGGCGTATCGACATCGGCTGGCTGACCGGCAGCGTGCAATCCCGAGCGCTGCCATGA